A DNA window from Hoplias malabaricus isolate fHopMal1 chromosome 5, fHopMal1.hap1, whole genome shotgun sequence contains the following coding sequences:
- the sp5l gene encoding sp5 transcription factor-like isoform X2, with product MNQSISRDRTPSSSPESGPNPLSFLAGTCNQAWQVAGSVGTEGPQFPYEGPVGSASSMFQLWGNEMAPNSSLSAHQMAFAVPKVQFPSHVQTGLGSHSHHHHHHHHHHHHELPLTPPAEPPSTYSFELSPVKMLSTPAQGNTQYYAQHNAVAQNFPSFLQSNSSRPAHLAGGPADDSQQWWSLPQGNGTPSGHHFSLGRQLVLGHQPQIAALLQGTSKSLLSSTRRCRRCKCPNCQTSGSGSGLEFGKKRLHICHIPECGKVYKKTSHLKAHLRWHAGERPFVCNWLFCGKSFTRSDELQRHLRTHTGEKRFGCQQCGKRFMRSDHLSKHVKTHQSRKGRSTGQIDPQLSNIKKE from the exons ATGAATCAGAGCATCAGCCGA GACCGCACCCCCAGTTCATCTCCAGAGAGCGGCCCAAACCCGCTCTCCTTTCTGGCCGGCACGTGCAACCAAGCTTGGCAGGTGGCTGGCAGCGTGGGCACCGAGGGGCCTCAGTTCCCTTATGAGGGACCGGTGGGTTCTGCATCCAGCATGTTTCAGCTATGGGGCAACGAGATGGCGCCCAACTCAAGCCTGAGTGCCCACCAGATGGCCTTCGCTGTGCCCAAGGTCCAGTTTCCCAGCCACGTTCAGACGGGCCTGGGCTCACACtcccaccaccatcaccaccaccatcatcaccatcaccatgaGCTGCCCCTCACACCTCCTGCTGAGCCCCCTTCCACATACTCCTTCGAGCTGTCTCCAGTCAAGATGCTGTCCACTCCGGCACAGGGGAACACTCAGTATTACGCCCAGCACAATGCAGTGGCTCAGAACTTTCCATCTTTCCTGCAGAGCAATTCCTCCAGGCCTGCTCACCTGGCTGGAGGTCCGGCGGATGACAGCCAGCAGTGGTGGAGCCTCCCCCAAGGCAATGGCACCCCCTCAGGTCACCACTTTTCCCTGGGACGGCAGCTGGTCCTAGGTCACCAACCACAAATTGCCGCCTTGCTTCAGGGAACGTCCAAAAGTCTGCTGAGCTCCACCCGCCGCTGCCGCCGCTGTAAGTGTCCCAATTGCCAGACCTCAGGAAGTGGCAGTGGGCTAGAGTTCGGTAAAAAGAGACTGCATATCTGCCACATCCCGGAATGCGGCAAGGTCTACAAGAAGACCTCGCATCTGAAGGCGCACCTGCGCTGGCACGCGGGTGAGCGCCCCTTCGTCTGCAACTGGCTCTTCTGTGGAAAGAGCTTTACGCGCTCGGACGAGCTGCAGCGGCACCTGCGCAcacacaccggagagaaacgcTTTGGCTGCCAGCAGTGTGGCAAGAGGTTCATGCGCAGTGACCACCTTTCCAAACACGTCAAGACCCACCAGAGCAGGAAGGGCCGATCCACGGGTCAAATTGACCCGCAGCTCAGCAACATCAAGAAAGAATGA
- the sp5l gene encoding sp5 transcription factor-like isoform X1, with protein sequence MAALTLSRADNFLHNFLQDRTPSSSPESGPNPLSFLAGTCNQAWQVAGSVGTEGPQFPYEGPVGSASSMFQLWGNEMAPNSSLSAHQMAFAVPKVQFPSHVQTGLGSHSHHHHHHHHHHHHELPLTPPAEPPSTYSFELSPVKMLSTPAQGNTQYYAQHNAVAQNFPSFLQSNSSRPAHLAGGPADDSQQWWSLPQGNGTPSGHHFSLGRQLVLGHQPQIAALLQGTSKSLLSSTRRCRRCKCPNCQTSGSGSGLEFGKKRLHICHIPECGKVYKKTSHLKAHLRWHAGERPFVCNWLFCGKSFTRSDELQRHLRTHTGEKRFGCQQCGKRFMRSDHLSKHVKTHQSRKGRSTGQIDPQLSNIKKE encoded by the exons ATGGCTGCACTAACACTGAGCAGAGCGGACAACTTCCTGCACAACTTCCTACAG GACCGCACCCCCAGTTCATCTCCAGAGAGCGGCCCAAACCCGCTCTCCTTTCTGGCCGGCACGTGCAACCAAGCTTGGCAGGTGGCTGGCAGCGTGGGCACCGAGGGGCCTCAGTTCCCTTATGAGGGACCGGTGGGTTCTGCATCCAGCATGTTTCAGCTATGGGGCAACGAGATGGCGCCCAACTCAAGCCTGAGTGCCCACCAGATGGCCTTCGCTGTGCCCAAGGTCCAGTTTCCCAGCCACGTTCAGACGGGCCTGGGCTCACACtcccaccaccatcaccaccaccatcatcaccatcaccatgaGCTGCCCCTCACACCTCCTGCTGAGCCCCCTTCCACATACTCCTTCGAGCTGTCTCCAGTCAAGATGCTGTCCACTCCGGCACAGGGGAACACTCAGTATTACGCCCAGCACAATGCAGTGGCTCAGAACTTTCCATCTTTCCTGCAGAGCAATTCCTCCAGGCCTGCTCACCTGGCTGGAGGTCCGGCGGATGACAGCCAGCAGTGGTGGAGCCTCCCCCAAGGCAATGGCACCCCCTCAGGTCACCACTTTTCCCTGGGACGGCAGCTGGTCCTAGGTCACCAACCACAAATTGCCGCCTTGCTTCAGGGAACGTCCAAAAGTCTGCTGAGCTCCACCCGCCGCTGCCGCCGCTGTAAGTGTCCCAATTGCCAGACCTCAGGAAGTGGCAGTGGGCTAGAGTTCGGTAAAAAGAGACTGCATATCTGCCACATCCCGGAATGCGGCAAGGTCTACAAGAAGACCTCGCATCTGAAGGCGCACCTGCGCTGGCACGCGGGTGAGCGCCCCTTCGTCTGCAACTGGCTCTTCTGTGGAAAGAGCTTTACGCGCTCGGACGAGCTGCAGCGGCACCTGCGCAcacacaccggagagaaacgcTTTGGCTGCCAGCAGTGTGGCAAGAGGTTCATGCGCAGTGACCACCTTTCCAAACACGTCAAGACCCACCAGAGCAGGAAGGGCCGATCCACGGGTCAAATTGACCCGCAGCTCAGCAACATCAAGAAAGAATGA
- the sp5l gene encoding sp5 transcription factor-like isoform X3, whose amino-acid sequence MFQLWGNEMAPNSSLSAHQMAFAVPKVQFPSHVQTGLGSHSHHHHHHHHHHHHELPLTPPAEPPSTYSFELSPVKMLSTPAQGNTQYYAQHNAVAQNFPSFLQSNSSRPAHLAGGPADDSQQWWSLPQGNGTPSGHHFSLGRQLVLGHQPQIAALLQGTSKSLLSSTRRCRRCKCPNCQTSGSGSGLEFGKKRLHICHIPECGKVYKKTSHLKAHLRWHAGERPFVCNWLFCGKSFTRSDELQRHLRTHTGEKRFGCQQCGKRFMRSDHLSKHVKTHQSRKGRSTGQIDPQLSNIKKE is encoded by the coding sequence ATGTTTCAGCTATGGGGCAACGAGATGGCGCCCAACTCAAGCCTGAGTGCCCACCAGATGGCCTTCGCTGTGCCCAAGGTCCAGTTTCCCAGCCACGTTCAGACGGGCCTGGGCTCACACtcccaccaccatcaccaccaccatcatcaccatcaccatgaGCTGCCCCTCACACCTCCTGCTGAGCCCCCTTCCACATACTCCTTCGAGCTGTCTCCAGTCAAGATGCTGTCCACTCCGGCACAGGGGAACACTCAGTATTACGCCCAGCACAATGCAGTGGCTCAGAACTTTCCATCTTTCCTGCAGAGCAATTCCTCCAGGCCTGCTCACCTGGCTGGAGGTCCGGCGGATGACAGCCAGCAGTGGTGGAGCCTCCCCCAAGGCAATGGCACCCCCTCAGGTCACCACTTTTCCCTGGGACGGCAGCTGGTCCTAGGTCACCAACCACAAATTGCCGCCTTGCTTCAGGGAACGTCCAAAAGTCTGCTGAGCTCCACCCGCCGCTGCCGCCGCTGTAAGTGTCCCAATTGCCAGACCTCAGGAAGTGGCAGTGGGCTAGAGTTCGGTAAAAAGAGACTGCATATCTGCCACATCCCGGAATGCGGCAAGGTCTACAAGAAGACCTCGCATCTGAAGGCGCACCTGCGCTGGCACGCGGGTGAGCGCCCCTTCGTCTGCAACTGGCTCTTCTGTGGAAAGAGCTTTACGCGCTCGGACGAGCTGCAGCGGCACCTGCGCAcacacaccggagagaaacgcTTTGGCTGCCAGCAGTGTGGCAAGAGGTTCATGCGCAGTGACCACCTTTCCAAACACGTCAAGACCCACCAGAGCAGGAAGGGCCGATCCACGGGTCAAATTGACCCGCAGCTCAGCAACATCAAGAAAGAATGA